The genomic interval TCTCCGCcgcatggcaaaatgagtagaattgcatgtaATTAAAACACTGCGGCCCCTCATaagttgtgattttttttttttgccacacCGCATCAAAGCTGTCCATCCCTGGTCTTTACACACCAACATATAtgtttatattccggactctgacatttctctttttaatatttattttatttttgtgtattgttcggtattactgcactgttagagctgtGATAACATTTGTGTAAGCgacaaacaaatcaaatgttattgaagACACCATGGAGCTGGAGCGGGATATGGGTTGGAAAATGTACCTCAATGCAGGGATCGAATATGCCACTTTACTCCAAATGTTACCCTTATCCACACCAATACATTGAGAAGATTGAAATACTACCAGTTTTCCTGAAACTTCCCTTTTCATcctcatgctagctagcagtagccaCCGCAGCCATTTTGGAATGGCAGTTTCATCGTCTTTGGTATCATGACATTCGTACATTTGtttgtgcatgccgccacctattGTGCAGTAGTGTGTGGTCGATCACGTTACATTttgtgatacaaaaataaaaaggaagagggaaatggagaaaaaaattcaccaccaactaaccctacacctatataccactatttcaTACAAGTAAAAATCCACACCCCATTCAACTACTTTGACCCTAACTGATCCTACACCAGGCCAATGGCATGGAAGGACGGGACTCTTTTGTTCAACACACCTtaactcttctgcagtaaaactcaaacacccaagtacttctctgcagatGCCACCACAACATCTGTTTTCTATAAATGACGTTCTatttctgcagtacagttgataaacaTGGCAATGAACGCTAAGATACCAACCTTATGAAGCACAAATGCATATCACTCTGTATTGGCCTAGCTCTACTGCTCACCCTTGACCCATAATCCTCTACTGttttcactgcctcagcatactgCACCTTCTGTTCGACACTGaccctggcaacctcaacctgtctctcttGCACTGGGCacttctgatccccagcaacatgggcaCCCCCACAGTTTTTCCACTGATACTACACATTTGTTTGTCTCATGtgctcctgcacacttctcacatcatggaatctccctcctacacactgctgcaataTGACCATAAGCTTGATATCTAAAACACCATAGTGGGTTCAGCACAAAAGCTCTCACGGGATAACTGACATATCATAACGTGACTGTCAGGTaaagaccttcatgtcttaaagtattgatggactgtttctctttgcttatttgagctgttcttgccataatatggacttggtattttactaaataatgcaattttctgtataccacccctaccttgtcagaacacaactgattggctcaaatgcattaagaaagaaagaaattccacaaaataacttttaacaaggcacacctgttaattgaaatgcattccaggtgaccacctcacaaagctggttgagagaatgccaagagtgtgcaaagctggtaCTGTATAGTGTATCAAAGAATACACAGTGCGGTTTGTACTTGGCGCCATTCTTCCTGAAACGCATCTTCCCTCTGCACTCCACTCTTCTTTTTCTTCCTCGCTGTCCGTAATGACGTCTGTTCGTTAACCACGCTATTGCAGTGCCTTCTTCCTCTGTATTGCTTTCAGACTACACACTGAGGGCATTTTTCCAAAACCCATCTGTTCCTTAGCCAGACTTTTGGGCTATCTCCGTACTCTCCATGCTTGTTCAACCACGGAATGGCAGTGTCAGCCAATCATATCCTTTTGTTGTtcaacacaacgtgccattccCTAATGACTGCTGTGGTTGAGGACGAAAAGGGCAGTTTTCCGGGAAAACTAGCAGTAGCCTTCGATCTTCTCGATGGAGCATTGTGGATAAAGGTACAGTGGAATCCCTGAATTTAAACACGTTTTCTGACCCATATCTCGTACTGGCTCAACGCTGTCTTAATGTAACCATGATTGCGTTCTGAccccagtgcagctcagtgtaaacaagTGTAACGGTAGAGTTGGTGTCTTCTGGCAAACTGACAGCCAGCTCGTTAGCAACCTGTGTTTTTATGAGgtaagttagctaacgttagctgttgtTGGCCAAAGATATTCTTATCTCGTATTGTACTCACTCAACCTTTGTTATATTTTAGTTTTCATGTGTTTATTGGTAGTGGTcgaccgatttaattagggccgatttcaagttttatttttgggcgccaatttaaaaaatatatatatatttttttaaccttttatttaactaggcaagtcagttaagaacacattcttattttcaatgactgcctaggatcggtgggttaactgccttgttcaggggcagaacgacagattttcaccttgtcagctcgagggatccaatcttgcaaccttacagttaactagtccaacgctctaaccacttgcctctcattgcactccacgaggagcctgcctgttactcgaatgcagtagaaggcaaggtaagttgctagctagcattaaacttatcttataaaaaaacaatcaattaatcaatcataatcactagttataactacacatggttgatgatattacttgtttatctagcgtgtcctgcattgcataaaATCGATGCaatgctgggggatgatttaacaaaagcgcatttgcgaaaaaagcacaatcgttggacaactgtacctaaccataaacaccactGCCTTTCTgcaaatcaatacacagaagtatatatttttaaacctgccaaattagctaaaagaaatccaggttagcaggcaatattaaccaggtgaaattgtgtcttttctcttgcgttcattgcacgcagagtcagggtatatgcaacagtttgggcagtctggctcattgcgaactaatttgccagaattttatgtaattatgacataacattgaaggttgtgcaatgtaacaagaatatttagacttagggatgccacccgttagataaaataccaaacggttccgtatttaactgaaataataaacgttttgtttccggatttgaccatattaatgaccaaaggctcgtatttctgtgtgttataatgaagtctatgatttgatatagcagtctgactgagcgatggtaggcagcagctggctcataagcattcattcaaacagcacttttgtgcgttttgccagcagctcttcgcaagcacagtgctgtttatgacttcaagcctatcagcctaatggctggtgtaaccaatgtgaaatggttagctgggtgtgcactaatagcgtttcaaacgtcactcactctgagacttggagtagttattccctttgctctgcaagggctgcggcttttgtggagcgatgggtaacgctgcttcgagtgtggctgttgtcgacgtgttcctggttcgagcccaggtaggggtgaggagagggacggaagctatactgttacactggcaatactatagtgcctataagaacatccaatagtcaaggtaaatgaaatagtcctataaatactatattaactacaacctaaaacctctgaccttggaatattgaagtctcatgttaaaaggaaccaccaactttcatatgctcatgttctgagcaaggaactcaaacgttagcttttctacatggcacatattgcacttttacttctccaacactttgtttttgcataatttaaatcaaattgaacatgtttcattatttatttgaggctaaatagatttttattgctgtattatattaagttaaaataagtgttgtaATTGTCGTTAttacaaatactttttttttttttttaatcgaccaatttaattggtatcggcttttttggtcctccaataatcggtatcgacgttgaaaaatcataatcggtcgacctctatttatTGGATTGCGTTGAGCTGCAAAGTAGTATTGTTGACAGTTTAGTTTGGTGGGTCTTCCAATGTATGCTGGCTACCGGTACTAGAAGTTGCTTCGACGCAACTAAGCCAGTTTGTTGGGACGTTTGGCTGTTATCAAGAGATTAATAGAAAACATATTACACACAATGCTAAAGTCTTTCTCCCACCGTCCCTTGAAAGCAAGCAAGCCCCAATTACAAAGAGAAGCTAGAGCCCTAGGTGGGCAAGTTGATGTGCAATGATTTGTTGAATCCAACCCAGTTGTTTATAGTTGTATGGATAGGGAGTAGGAGAGCGTGTCTGTTATCTAACATATTGAATGCAGCAGGTGGAGAGATGAGCCTCTTCCCTGTGATTGACACATATGTGCCGGAAGCAGCCAATGGGGTGGATACACCAGACTCCCCTGGATCCTGCAGTGAGAATGGCCCGCACATCTACTCCCCTACTACTCCCTCGCAGCTCCTGAAGTTTGGGGGCAGGGTGCCAAGGCCTGGGCACGGATCCCTCGATGGGACCCCTGAAGAGACTGAGAACtgtgtggatggagagagagcatgcCATGTGCAAGAAGACCCCATAGACACTCCTCACAACTACATGTCCCATTCGGACAAACAACACAAAGATACGCTCCTATCAAAGCCCTCCCGCCCCACTGCCACATGCGCGGCAGACACAAACCCACACGCGGCACCTCAAGACATGTCCCTCACTGGACCCCTCCAAACAGATGAGCCCCTAAATGATGTTCTGTCTAGAGACTCACAGCATACCGCCACCGCAACAAGCATTCCATCCAAAGACACAGCCCTACAGAGGGACACTCCCAGTGCAGACAGACTTCTGTCAGAGACCGAACACACAGAGCCTTGTAACTGCTGTTctgtagaaacagaggaggagaagcaggaggaggagagccaGGAGCAGCATTCAGGAAACACCCAGGCGGAAGTCTCAGCTCAGGTGAGTCTGCCATATTGACCGCTACTGCCCCTGTACATAATCGTTGAAGTGCCAGAGCCAACAGCTCAAGAATAGAAAATTGTACTTTAACCATTGTAATGcggaaatgttttgtttttgtatggaTTTTTTGACCACCTGCAATAGTAAGGATAATACATGTGTTTGTTCATACGTCTGGTACCGGTATGTAAGACTGCCTCTTCATCTCAGCTTACAGAGGAGCCCTCAGCAGCAGCTCCCAGCCCAAGCTCTGCCCCAGCCAAGAGGAATTCATCAGACAGCAGCCCCTGCCCGCCCCACGTCATGGCCCAGGTGCATGTGCGGAACGTCCCCGAGCGGGAGC from Oncorhynchus tshawytscha isolate Ot180627B linkage group LG22, Otsh_v2.0, whole genome shotgun sequence carries:
- the LOC112222099 gene encoding BLOC-1-related complex subunit 6 codes for the protein MSLFPVIDTYVPEAANGVDTPDSPGSCSENGPHIYSPTTPSQLLKFGGRVPRPGHGSLDGTPEETENCVDGERACHVQEDPIDTPHNYMSHSDKQHKDTLLSKPSRPTATCAADTNPHAAPQDMSLTGPLQTDEPLNDVLSRDSQHTATATSIPSKDTALQRDTPSADRLLSETEHTEPCNCCSVETEEEKQEEESQEQHSGNTQAEVSAQLTEEPSAAAPSPSSAPAKRNSSDSSPCPPHVMAQVHVRNVPERERIVRGMQDSKSLDEISQACGGGGGSRGGQPEGRRATISSALELEGTVSHDGDLTHFICRNLEQKIKMSSKPSLDCDCDSDCSGSISSRGRGSSLRQPADIPPIDPAVLVDLQRHTQDVAHSVELMMRSLNGTIQNMTALSVGYIQTYRDSVDSLGESVDMSIKGMYTLMARCEELDRSMQPIHTLAAQIRDIKRTLDALEAICK